The following are from one region of the Ruficoccus sp. ZRK36 genome:
- the gyrA gene encoding DNA gyrase subunit A — translation MYTENERLEPRPITQIMETAYIDYSMSVIVSRALPDARDGLKPVQRRILYAMQDIGLSHNRPFKKCAAVVGEVLGKYHPHGDQSVYDALVRMGQFWVMRYGLIDPQGNFGSIDGDPPAAYRYTECRLASMAEDLMRDIDKDTVDFVPNYNEETVEPSVVPSGLPNLLMNGSTGIAVGMTTNIPPHNLGELVEATCAIIDNPNITIDELISIIPGPDFPTGGTIAGRGGIDSYMRTGRGIVRIKGTAHVEEIKNGKEQIVITEIPYNVNRANLVTKIADLVHDKVLNEVSDLRDESDENTRIVIELKRDESSRVVINKISKHTPFESSFGVILLALDKRRPKQMNIKEMITCYIEHRREVVYRRTQYLLRKAEDRAHILEGYKIALNNLDDFVKIIRASSNREEAREKLMDKYALSERQANAILDMRLYQLTGLERDKIEEEYRQLMITIEEYRSILASEQKLLTVIKEELNELKIKYESPRKTQILGEEGEFRMEDVIANEGCIITVSHKGFIKRTPVSSYRSQRRGGKGVIGSGQHEEDFTEHLFTASTHDYIMFFMNNGRVYVEKVYEIPEGTRTSKGRSIVNVLQMQKGESIAAMICVKEFEGDDSLIMCTKKGTVKRTMLSEYANYRKGGIIGIKIDDDDELIGCKLVKDGDDVVLVTHHAMSIRFTINESNVRAMGRATRGVKGITLKKADDFVEAIELVDPNAALLIAGENGIGKRTSYDEYRVQSRGGSGIIATKTQGNVAGALSVREEDEIMMFTLGGQAVRSPVKDIRVIGRATQGVRLINLADGDTLVGISRIVEVEDEKLEAEAEAAAEEATESDES, via the coding sequence ATGTACACCGAAAACGAACGCCTCGAGCCTCGCCCGATCACTCAGATCATGGAGACGGCCTACATCGACTACTCGATGTCGGTTATTGTTTCGCGCGCCCTGCCTGATGCCCGCGACGGCCTCAAGCCCGTCCAGCGCCGTATCCTCTACGCGATGCAGGACATCGGGCTCTCCCACAACCGCCCCTTTAAGAAGTGCGCCGCTGTCGTCGGCGAAGTGCTGGGTAAGTACCACCCGCACGGTGACCAGTCCGTCTATGATGCGCTCGTGCGCATGGGACAGTTCTGGGTCATGCGTTACGGTCTGATCGACCCGCAGGGTAACTTCGGCTCCATCGACGGTGACCCGCCCGCTGCTTATCGTTACACCGAGTGTCGCCTCGCCAGTATGGCCGAGGACCTGATGCGCGACATCGACAAGGACACGGTCGACTTCGTCCCCAACTACAACGAAGAAACCGTCGAGCCCTCCGTCGTCCCCTCCGGCCTGCCGAATCTTTTGATGAACGGCTCCACCGGGATCGCCGTGGGTATGACCACAAACATCCCCCCGCACAATCTCGGGGAACTGGTCGAGGCCACCTGCGCCATCATCGACAACCCGAACATCACGATCGATGAGCTGATTTCGATCATCCCCGGCCCGGACTTCCCCACGGGCGGCACCATCGCCGGTCGCGGCGGGATCGATAGCTACATGCGCACCGGTCGCGGCATCGTCCGCATCAAGGGCACCGCGCACGTCGAGGAGATCAAGAACGGTAAGGAACAGATCGTCATCACCGAGATCCCTTACAACGTCAACCGCGCGAACCTCGTCACCAAGATCGCTGACCTCGTTCACGACAAGGTGCTCAACGAAGTCTCCGACCTGCGCGACGAGTCCGACGAAAACACCCGCATCGTCATCGAACTCAAGCGCGACGAGTCCAGCCGCGTCGTCATCAACAAGATTTCCAAGCACACGCCTTTCGAGAGCTCCTTTGGCGTGATCCTGCTCGCTCTCGATAAGCGCCGCCCGAAGCAGATGAACATCAAGGAGATGATCACCTGCTACATCGAGCACCGCCGCGAGGTCGTTTACCGCCGCACGCAGTACCTGCTCCGCAAGGCCGAAGACCGCGCCCACATCCTTGAGGGTTACAAGATCGCCCTCAACAACCTGGACGACTTCGTCAAGATCATCCGCGCCTCCAGCAACCGTGAAGAGGCCCGTGAGAAGTTGATGGACAAGTACGCCCTCTCCGAGCGTCAGGCCAACGCCATCCTGGACATGCGCCTGTACCAGCTGACCGGCCTGGAGCGCGACAAGATCGAGGAGGAATACCGCCAGCTCATGATCACCATCGAGGAGTACCGCTCTATCCTGGCCAGCGAGCAGAAGCTGCTGACCGTGATCAAGGAAGAGCTCAACGAGCTCAAGATCAAGTACGAGTCCCCGCGTAAGACCCAGATCCTCGGCGAGGAAGGCGAATTCCGGATGGAAGACGTTATCGCTAACGAGGGCTGCATCATCACCGTTTCCCACAAGGGCTTCATCAAGCGCACCCCGGTCAGCTCCTACCGTTCGCAGCGTCGCGGCGGCAAGGGCGTTATCGGCTCCGGCCAGCATGAGGAAGACTTTACCGAGCACCTCTTCACCGCCTCCACCCATGACTACATCATGTTCTTTATGAACAATGGTCGCGTCTACGTGGAGAAGGTTTACGAGATCCCCGAGGGCACCCGCACCTCCAAGGGCCGCTCCATCGTCAACGTGCTCCAAATGCAGAAGGGCGAATCCATCGCCGCCATGATCTGCGTCAAGGAGTTCGAAGGCGACGACAGCCTGATCATGTGCACCAAGAAGGGCACCGTGAAGCGCACCATGCTCTCCGAGTACGCCAACTACCGCAAGGGTGGCATCATCGGCATCAAGATTGACGACGATGACGAGTTGATCGGCTGCAAGCTCGTTAAGGACGGCGACGACGTAGTGCTGGTTACCCACCACGCCATGAGCATCCGCTTTACCATCAACGAGAGCAACGTCCGCGCCATGGGCCGCGCCACTCGCGGGGTCAAGGGCATCACCCTGAAGAAGGCCGACGACTTCGTCGAAGCCATCGAGCTGGTCGACCCGAACGCCGCCCTCCTCATCGCAGGCGAGAACGGCATCGGCAAGCGCACCAGCTACGACGAGTATCGCGTGCAGAGCCGTGGTGGCTCGGGCATCATCGCCACCAAGACCCAGGGCAATGTCGCTGGCGCACTCAGTGTCCGCGAAGAGGACGAGATCATGATGTTCACGCTCGGCGGCCAGGCTGTCCGCAGCCCCGTCAAGGACATCCGCGTCATCGGTCGCGCCACTCAGGGCGTCCGCCTGATCAACCTCGCCGACGGCGATACCCTCGTGGGCATCTCCCGCATCGTTGAGGTCGAGGACGAAAAGCTCGAAGCTGAGGCCGAGGCCGCAGCTGAAGAAGCCACCGAATCCGACGAATCCTGA